The following are from one region of the bacterium genome:
- a CDS encoding 3-isopropylmalate dehydratase small subunit, protein MKIRGKIWVFGDDVNTDEIIAARYLIHTDAAELGSKLMEDIRPAFAETVSPGDIIVAGKNFGCGSSREHAPLSITGAGIAAVVAESFARIFYRNAFNTGLPIFELEGAGKLLAEGSEIEIDPTTGTVNDLSSGKSYRSSPIPPFMQELIARGGLIPYMKKHLAEERG, encoded by the coding sequence ATGAAGATCAGGGGAAAAATCTGGGTATTCGGGGACGATGTCAACACCGACGAGATCATCGCCGCCCGCTATCTGATCCATACCGATGCCGCCGAACTCGGCTCCAAGTTGATGGAGGATATCAGACCCGCTTTCGCCGAAACGGTCTCCCCGGGAGACATCATCGTCGCCGGCAAAAACTTCGGGTGCGGTTCTTCCCGGGAACACGCCCCCCTCAGCATCACCGGGGCCGGTATCGCCGCCGTCGTCGCCGAAAGCTTCGCCCGGATCTTCTACCGCAACGCCTTCAACACCGGGCTTCCCATCTTCGAACTGGAGGGAGCCGGGAAACTGCTGGCCGAGGGGAGCGAGATCGAGATCGATCCCACGACGGGGACCGTCAACGACCTGTCTTCCGGCAAGAGCTACCGGAGTTCGCCCATCCCCCCCTTCATGCAGGAACTGATCGCCCGGGGCGGCCTGATCCCCTACATGAAAAAGCACCTGGCGGAGGAACGGGGATGA
- a CDS encoding L,D-transpeptidase family protein: MNKAVTILAGTAVAAAVLIWVLAFSSGNLEERRREGLSLFAAGRYAAAAELLETCRPDASVPVAEALALSWEKLGIEPARRLDIWRKLAADSPAEIRGEALVRLGAAAREAGDADEAERHFAEAVSAAPGSPAAAAAALALAELAAAAGENAIEAYRSVMDSFPGTPQAAAAAESVGALDLEALLRGKGAEEYRVRPGDSLAGLAAVFKTTPELLRRVNRLNGDMIREGQILRIPPGTFSVVASKSENRLTLLRDGDFFMSFPVGTGRDSSSPVGEFEIVTKLVDPVWYSRDGEIPPGDPRNILGSRWLGFGEPYATFGIHGTTQPETIGTQSSSGCIRMLNADVELLFDLLPRGTRVTIVE, translated from the coding sequence GTGAACAAGGCGGTTACGATCCTGGCCGGGACCGCGGTTGCCGCCGCGGTCCTGATCTGGGTGCTGGCATTCTCCTCCGGGAACCTGGAAGAGAGAAGGCGGGAAGGTCTTTCCCTCTTCGCCGCCGGCCGTTACGCGGCGGCGGCCGAACTTTTGGAAACCTGCCGACCCGATGCCTCGGTGCCCGTGGCCGAAGCGCTGGCCCTCTCCTGGGAAAAACTCGGAATCGAACCCGCCCGTCGGCTTGACATCTGGAGAAAACTGGCGGCGGATTCCCCGGCGGAAATCCGCGGCGAGGCGCTTGTACGCTTGGGGGCGGCGGCCCGGGAAGCCGGCGACGCAGACGAAGCGGAAAGGCACTTCGCCGAGGCCGTCTCCGCCGCCCCCGGATCTCCCGCCGCCGCCGCCGCCGCTCTGGCACTGGCCGAGCTGGCCGCCGCCGCCGGAGAAAACGCGATCGAGGCATACCGCTCGGTCATGGATTCCTTTCCGGGGACGCCTCAGGCCGCGGCCGCCGCCGAGAGCGTGGGGGCCCTCGACCTCGAGGCGCTTCTGCGGGGGAAAGGAGCCGAAGAATACCGCGTCCGCCCCGGCGATTCCCTGGCCGGGCTCGCCGCCGTCTTTAAAACCACGCCGGAGCTGCTCCGGCGCGTCAATCGGCTGAACGGCGACATGATCCGGGAGGGCCAGATCCTGCGGATTCCGCCGGGAACTTTTTCCGTGGTCGCCAGCAAGTCCGAAAACCGCCTGACCCTCCTCCGCGACGGAGATTTTTTCATGAGTTTCCCGGTGGGCACCGGCCGCGACAGCAGCAGCCCCGTCGGAGAATTCGAGATCGTCACCAAACTCGTCGATCCGGTCTGGTACAGCCGGGACGGGGAGATCCCGCCGGGCGACCCCCGCAATATTCTGGGTTCGCGCTGGTTGGGATTCGGCGAACCGTATGCGACTTTCGGGATTCACGGGACCACGCAGCCCGAGACGATAGGCACGCAAAGCAGTTCCGGGTGCATCCGGATGCTCAACGCCGACGTCGAGCTGCTCTTCGACCTGCTTCCCCGGGGAACGCGCGTGACCATCGTGGAATAA
- a CDS encoding 3-isopropylmalate dehydrogenase produces MSALRIAVIGGDGIGPEVVKQGLGALAAAAGATGLQYSLAEFDLGGDNYLARGGDPRRPSIPVVTPEEIETLRGFDAIYLGAVGHTRVAPGIMERGLLLKLRFELDQYINLRPVRLFPGVPSPLAGKGPEDIDLVVIRENTESLYLGMGGTAREGTPREVSTQEMLSTRFGVERCLRYAFDTARRRREAGKPGRLTLVHKTNVLTHCGGTWFRAFEELGERDYPDVERNYHHVDACCMYLVTSPERYDVVVTENMFGDIITDLGAAVSGGMGMAASGNINPSGVGMFEPVHGSAPDIAGRNRANPMAAIVSMAMLLEETGRNRALPQAVRAGELVYAAALAVSPRLEGEGMDRLRQGTQEVGRMVVEEIGATGSGGAADEK; encoded by the coding sequence ATGAGCGCGCTTCGAATAGCGGTTATCGGCGGCGATGGGATCGGGCCCGAAGTGGTGAAGCAGGGGCTGGGAGCGCTGGCGGCGGCCGCCGGGGCTACGGGCCTGCAATACTCCCTGGCCGAATTCGACCTGGGGGGGGACAACTACCTGGCGCGGGGCGGCGACCCCCGGAGGCCTTCGATTCCCGTCGTGACCCCGGAGGAGATCGAGACTCTCCGCGGGTTCGACGCCATCTATCTGGGCGCGGTCGGACACACCCGGGTGGCCCCCGGAATCATGGAACGGGGGTTGCTGCTCAAGCTGCGCTTCGAACTGGACCAGTACATCAATCTGCGGCCGGTCCGGCTTTTCCCGGGGGTGCCGTCGCCTCTGGCCGGAAAAGGCCCCGAAGATATCGATCTGGTGGTGATCCGGGAAAATACCGAGAGCCTGTACCTGGGGATGGGGGGCACCGCCCGGGAGGGAACGCCCCGGGAGGTCTCGACCCAGGAGATGCTTTCCACCCGTTTCGGCGTCGAACGCTGTCTCCGCTACGCTTTCGACACCGCCCGCCGCCGCCGGGAGGCCGGCAAACCGGGGCGCCTGACGTTGGTCCATAAGACCAACGTCCTCACCCACTGCGGCGGCACCTGGTTCCGGGCCTTCGAAGAACTCGGGGAACGGGACTACCCGGACGTGGAGCGCAACTATCACCACGTCGACGCCTGCTGCATGTACCTGGTCACGTCGCCCGAGCGCTACGACGTGGTGGTGACGGAAAACATGTTCGGGGATATCATCACCGACCTCGGAGCGGCGGTTTCGGGGGGGATGGGAATGGCGGCTTCGGGGAACATCAATCCCTCCGGCGTCGGCATGTTCGAACCGGTTCACGGCTCCGCCCCCGATATCGCCGGCCGGAACCGGGCCAATCCGATGGCGGCGATCGTTTCCATGGCCATGCTCCTGGAGGAGACCGGCCGGAACCGGGCTCTGCCCCAGGCGGTGCGGGCGGGGGAACTCGTATACGCCGCCGCGCTGGCGGTCTCTCCCCGTTTGGAGGGGGAAGGCATGGATCGGCTTCGACAGGGAACCCAAGAAGTAGGCCGGATGGTCGTCGAGGAGATCGGCGCCACCGGATCGGGAGGAGCGGCGGATGAGAAGTGA
- a CDS encoding N-acetyltransferase — MQLRKALPPDAQGIRDLVKFYAEKGWMLPRPLSALYDTIRNFWVLERGGEIVGCAALNICWEDMAEIRSLAVADEFRGTGWGRVLVNKCLEEAEAYKIARVFTLTYVPEFFRKLGFEEIPKEALPHKIWRDCLDCPHFPDCKEVALQRTLG, encoded by the coding sequence ATTCAACTGAGGAAGGCCCTCCCCCCGGACGCCCAGGGGATCCGGGACCTGGTCAAATTCTACGCCGAAAAAGGCTGGATGCTGCCCCGCCCGCTCTCGGCCCTGTACGACACCATCAGAAATTTCTGGGTGTTGGAGCGCGGGGGGGAAATAGTCGGCTGCGCCGCGCTCAATATCTGCTGGGAAGATATGGCCGAAATCAGGTCGCTGGCCGTCGCCGACGAGTTCCGGGGAACGGGGTGGGGGAGGGTCCTGGTGAATAAATGCCTGGAGGAAGCGGAGGCATACAAGATCGCGCGCGTCTTCACCCTGACGTATGTCCCCGAATTTTTCCGGAAGCTGGGTTTCGAGGAGATCCCCAAGGAAGCGCTCCCGCACAAGATATGGAGGGATTGCCTCGACTGCCCCCATTTCCCCGACTGCAAGGAGGTCGCGCTCCAGCGCACGCTGGGATGA
- a CDS encoding NUDIX hydrolase yields the protein MTKIEKTIESRVVFQGPFFRIKDHLIEGARQRRTHRLVLEHPGAACAIPVLPSGEVVMVRQFRKAIESFTLEFPAGKLEAGESPEECLRRELEEEIAFRAETIRPLISYYPAFGYSNEIIHIYIATGLQPIERRGGDETYLEPATMPFPAVLEMIDRGRIRDSKTIIGAWAAARGGLLG from the coding sequence ATGACGAAGATCGAAAAGACCATCGAAAGCCGGGTGGTGTTTCAGGGGCCTTTTTTCCGAATCAAGGATCACTTGATCGAAGGAGCTCGGCAGCGCAGAACTCACCGGCTGGTGCTCGAGCACCCGGGCGCCGCCTGCGCCATCCCCGTACTCCCTTCCGGAGAAGTCGTCATGGTCCGCCAGTTCCGGAAGGCGATCGAATCCTTCACGCTGGAATTCCCGGCGGGGAAACTGGAAGCCGGGGAATCTCCGGAGGAATGCCTCCGCCGGGAGTTGGAGGAGGAGATCGCCTTTCGGGCCGAAACGATCCGACCTCTCATCAGCTACTACCCCGCTTTCGGCTACAGCAACGAGATCATACATATCTACATCGCCACCGGATTGCAGCCGATCGAGCGCCGCGGGGGGGACGAAACCTACCTGGAACCCGCAACCATGCCCTTCCCCGCGGTTCTGGAGATGATCGACCGGGGCCGGATCCGGGACAGCAAGACCATCATCGGAGCCTGGGCGGCGGCCCGGGGCGGGCTGTTAGGATAG
- the pssA gene encoding CDP-diacylglycerol--serine O-phosphatidyltransferase: MYIIPNLFTSANIFCGSVALCRVVSGKRAEDLYLAGWLIFLAMILDLFDGLVARLCRATSAFGVQFDSLADFISFGVAPSFLAYRITLDTLGPHGRLGIGLAFLYTVFVAIRLARFNTQTSEDEKDDFSGMPCPIAAALLVSATMSIQKLGWLQAGKVILPVLEGFLCFMMVSRIAFPALGSLQLNRRKPVFYLTAVAVGIFLLLVLGWIGIFLGFLGYVVYNFAYGFEGKGGAGPAKAGEGG; the protein is encoded by the coding sequence GTGTACATCATCCCCAACCTCTTCACCAGCGCCAACATCTTCTGCGGTTCGGTCGCTCTCTGTCGGGTGGTTTCGGGGAAGCGGGCGGAGGACCTCTACCTGGCGGGCTGGCTGATCTTCCTGGCCATGATCCTCGATCTCTTCGACGGGCTGGTGGCCCGTCTCTGCCGGGCCACCAGCGCTTTCGGGGTCCAGTTCGATTCTCTGGCCGATTTCATCTCCTTCGGGGTCGCTCCCTCCTTCCTGGCGTACCGGATCACCCTCGACACGCTGGGCCCCCATGGGCGGTTGGGAATCGGCCTGGCGTTTCTTTATACGGTCTTTGTCGCCATCCGCCTGGCCCGCTTCAACACTCAAACCAGCGAGGACGAAAAAGACGATTTTTCGGGGATGCCCTGTCCGATAGCCGCGGCGCTCCTGGTTTCGGCCACCATGAGCATTCAGAAATTGGGGTGGCTGCAGGCCGGCAAGGTCATCCTCCCCGTCCTGGAAGGGTTTCTCTGCTTCATGATGGTGAGCCGGATCGCTTTTCCGGCGTTGGGGAGCCTCCAGCTCAACCGCCGCAAGCCGGTTTTTTACCTGACCGCGGTGGCGGTGGGAATTTTTCTCCTGCTGGTTCTGGGGTGGATCGGAATCTTTCTCGGGTTTCTGGGTTACGTGGTCTACAACTTTGCATACGGTTTCGAAGGCAAGGGGGGGGCGGGTCCGGCAAAGGCGGGGGAGGGCGGGTGA
- a CDS encoding inorganic phosphate transporter produces MWATVLSTGKIFGGLFLGWGIGANDSANVFGTAVATNSVRFRTAVILIAIFVVFGSILEGPKLFDEMKFSKQCTDTLALIATMAAALTVTFITYLSIPTSTSQAAVGAFMGIAVAGAGVGSVDWGKFMTMLICWIVNPIVSVFLCMALLKIFGRLLNVSVKSPRVRDRLIRGGLIVFGCYGAYALGANNVVVTTAPYYHAGMFGAVGSPGAARLAATVGGISIAVGALTYSRRVMLTIGKKITPLSPFSALMVVLTHSLALHIFTQMKVPVSSSQAVVGAVIGVGLYHGAKTVNRRTLVNIFLGWLTTPLIAAALSFGGAWLLG; encoded by the coding sequence ATGTGGGCGACAGTTCTCAGCACCGGGAAAATATTCGGGGGGCTCTTCCTCGGCTGGGGCATAGGCGCCAACGACTCCGCCAACGTCTTCGGGACCGCGGTCGCCACCAACTCGGTCCGGTTTCGGACCGCGGTGATCCTGATCGCGATCTTCGTCGTCTTCGGATCGATCCTGGAGGGGCCGAAGCTCTTCGACGAGATGAAGTTCTCCAAGCAATGCACCGACACCCTCGCCTTGATCGCCACCATGGCCGCGGCCCTGACCGTAACCTTCATCACCTATCTTTCCATCCCCACCTCCACTTCCCAGGCCGCGGTCGGCGCCTTCATGGGAATCGCCGTCGCCGGCGCCGGTGTCGGATCGGTGGACTGGGGTAAGTTCATGACGATGCTGATCTGCTGGATCGTCAACCCCATCGTTTCGGTTTTTCTCTGCATGGCTTTGCTTAAAATTTTCGGCCGGCTGCTCAACGTCTCCGTCAAGAGCCCCCGTGTGCGCGATCGGCTTATCCGCGGCGGTCTCATCGTCTTCGGGTGCTACGGGGCCTACGCTCTCGGGGCCAACAACGTCGTGGTCACCACGGCCCCCTACTACCATGCCGGGATGTTCGGCGCGGTCGGTTCCCCGGGCGCGGCCCGCCTGGCCGCGACCGTCGGGGGGATCAGCATCGCGGTCGGCGCGCTGACCTACAGCCGGAGGGTGATGCTGACCATCGGCAAGAAAATCACGCCGCTTTCTCCTTTTTCGGCTCTGATGGTGGTCCTGACCCACTCCCTGGCTCTCCATATCTTCACCCAGATGAAAGTTCCGGTGTCCTCCTCCCAGGCGGTGGTGGGGGCGGTGATCGGAGTCGGGCTCTACCACGGCGCCAAGACCGTCAACCGCCGGACCCTGGTCAATATCTTCTTGGGATGGCTGACGACGCCGCTGATCGCGGCCGCGCTTTCATTCGGGGGCGCCTGGCTGCTGGGCTGA
- a CDS encoding phosphatidylserine decarboxylase, with translation MKYRIDREAYRFDAVLGGLALVFAVLALVLCSWLWVFTGVFLALLLGVTAFLRESNRDVAFTSGEIVSPATGKVIVVREEEETEFVGGSAKMVSIFMSVTDEHINYAPVSGKVGFLRHRRGGFHRAYLEDAFELNEAQLIGIEAEGAKVLVKQVAGIIARRIVCRCRPGQVVEAGEKIGLIRFGSRVDLYLPPRSMLTVEPGSKVAGGITVIGRLP, from the coding sequence ATGAAATACCGGATCGACAGGGAAGCCTACCGTTTCGACGCCGTTCTGGGGGGTCTGGCCCTGGTCTTCGCCGTCCTGGCGCTGGTTCTCTGTTCCTGGCTGTGGGTCTTTACCGGTGTTTTTCTGGCGCTCCTGCTCGGAGTGACGGCGTTTCTGCGCGAGTCGAACCGGGATGTCGCCTTCACCTCCGGCGAAATCGTCTCCCCGGCGACGGGCAAGGTCATCGTGGTCAGGGAGGAGGAGGAGACGGAGTTCGTCGGGGGATCGGCTAAGATGGTCAGCATCTTCATGTCCGTCACCGACGAGCACATCAACTACGCTCCCGTCTCCGGGAAAGTCGGATTTCTCCGGCACCGCCGCGGCGGTTTCCACCGGGCGTACCTGGAAGACGCCTTCGAACTCAACGAAGCCCAGTTGATCGGAATCGAGGCGGAGGGGGCGAAGGTCCTGGTCAAGCAGGTGGCCGGAATCATCGCCCGGAGGATAGTCTGCCGCTGCCGTCCCGGGCAGGTCGTGGAGGCGGGTGAAAAGATCGGGCTGATCCGGTTCGGCTCCCGCGTGGACCTGTATCTCCCCCCCCGTTCGATGCTCACGGTCGAGCCGGGGAGCAAGGTCGCGGGGGGGATCACCGTCATCGGACGCCTGCCTTGA
- a CDS encoding MlaD family protein, with the protein MGLSAEKKVGFVFFLGLCILGVFTVLLTDVNLFRKYYTFDVVFDSVGGLELGDSITLGGMEVGEVKNMKLDNGRILVTLAVRTENRIPYGSEFRVADVGMLGGKVVSVTWRQDGGEFIPSGARIEGLPSQGLSDALASLGEAGDKVDEILVSVRSVAEKIDQGQGTVGKLINEDDVYQDAKATIAELRAIVEENRRKIADLLADLKESAPRLKQTLANVEEITAKINQGEGTIGKLINEPDMYDEAQTTLVSVRDATTKLSNFMAKAEMLKVYLGAEANYNVSTQQLLTKAFIQVEPNSSKMYRIAVTMLSGPGTEADVKDDVDYQFDAQIGFRFFDDVLTLRGGLLEGRVGGGIDVRLYQRDIVATLEARDVWTHEKDEHIEPFLMRGYVTAFFLWGFYVRAGVDNILDEPALYCGGGLFIEEQDIITFFGLLTATQ; encoded by the coding sequence ATGGGATTGTCGGCGGAAAAAAAGGTCGGGTTCGTCTTTTTCCTGGGCCTGTGCATCCTGGGGGTTTTCACGGTTCTGCTTACGGACGTCAATCTCTTCCGGAAGTATTACACCTTCGATGTCGTTTTCGACTCGGTGGGAGGGCTGGAACTGGGGGATTCGATCACCCTGGGGGGAATGGAGGTAGGGGAGGTAAAGAATATGAAGCTCGACAACGGCCGGATCCTGGTCACCCTGGCCGTCCGCACCGAGAACCGCATCCCCTACGGTTCCGAATTTCGGGTGGCGGACGTAGGCATGCTGGGAGGCAAGGTGGTCAGCGTCACCTGGCGGCAGGATGGGGGCGAATTCATCCCGTCCGGGGCCCGGATCGAAGGGCTCCCCAGCCAGGGGCTTTCCGACGCCCTGGCCAGTCTGGGGGAAGCCGGAGACAAGGTGGACGAAATTCTCGTCAGCGTGCGCAGTGTGGCCGAAAAAATCGACCAGGGCCAGGGCACGGTGGGGAAGTTGATCAACGAAGACGACGTCTATCAGGATGCCAAGGCCACCATAGCCGAACTCAGGGCCATCGTCGAAGAAAACCGCCGGAAGATCGCGGACCTGCTGGCCGACCTCAAGGAATCGGCTCCCCGCCTCAAGCAGACCCTGGCCAATGTCGAGGAGATAACCGCCAAGATCAACCAGGGGGAAGGGACGATCGGCAAGCTGATCAACGAGCCCGATATGTACGACGAGGCTCAAACCACCCTGGTTTCCGTGCGCGACGCCACCACCAAGCTCTCCAACTTCATGGCCAAGGCCGAGATGCTCAAGGTTTATCTGGGCGCCGAGGCCAACTACAACGTCTCCACCCAGCAACTCCTGACCAAGGCGTTTATCCAGGTGGAGCCCAACTCCAGCAAGATGTACCGGATCGCGGTGACGATGCTGAGCGGACCGGGGACCGAAGCCGACGTCAAGGACGACGTCGATTATCAGTTCGACGCCCAGATCGGCTTCAGGTTTTTCGACGATGTCCTCACCCTCCGCGGAGGGCTGCTGGAAGGCCGGGTCGGCGGTGGGATCGATGTCCGCCTCTACCAGCGGGATATCGTCGCCACCCTCGAAGCCCGCGATGTCTGGACCCACGAGAAGGACGAGCATATCGAGCCGTTTCTGATGCGCGGCTACGTCACCGCCTTTTTTCTCTGGGGGTTTTATGTCCGCGCCGGGGTTGACAACATCCTCGACGAACCCGCGCTTTACTGCGGCGGCGGACTCTTCATCGAGGAGCAGGACATCATCACCTTCTTCGGACTGCTCACCGCCACCCAATAG
- a CDS encoding ATP-binding cassette domain-containing protein, producing the protein MIVLDDVYKRFGENMVLDGVSLRVGEGELLVIIGGSGQGKSVILKHILGFMKPDRGRVIVDGVDVSAAGKRELYEVRKNYGVLFQSAALLYSLSIGENLALPLREHTSLSPAEIAAVIAERLSWVDLEGVEGKMPPELSGGMLKRAGLARAIVRNPGIILFDEPTTGLDPVLSAKIGALIKSLRGRLRFSGVAVTHDMNLAYMIGDRIAMLYNGKIIEIGTPDEIRASTKPRVQEFIHGMPSLIG; encoded by the coding sequence ATGATCGTTCTTGACGACGTCTACAAGCGCTTCGGAGAGAATATGGTTCTCGACGGGGTCAGTCTCCGGGTCGGAGAAGGCGAACTGCTGGTGATCATCGGGGGCAGCGGTCAGGGCAAGTCGGTGATTCTCAAGCATATTCTCGGGTTCATGAAACCCGACCGGGGCCGCGTCATCGTCGACGGGGTCGACGTCTCCGCGGCCGGCAAGAGGGAACTCTACGAGGTCCGCAAAAACTACGGGGTTCTGTTTCAGTCGGCCGCGCTGCTGTATTCGCTCAGCATCGGCGAGAACCTGGCGCTTCCTCTGCGGGAGCACACCTCTCTTTCTCCGGCCGAGATCGCCGCCGTGATCGCGGAGCGTTTGAGCTGGGTGGATCTGGAAGGGGTGGAGGGGAAAATGCCTCCCGAGCTGAGCGGCGGGATGTTGAAACGGGCCGGCCTGGCCCGGGCCATCGTCCGCAACCCCGGGATCATTCTTTTCGACGAGCCGACCACGGGGCTCGACCCCGTGCTTTCGGCCAAAATCGGGGCGTTGATCAAATCGCTGCGCGGCCGGTTGCGCTTCAGCGGCGTGGCCGTCACCCACGATATGAACCTCGCGTATATGATTGGCGACCGAATCGCCATGCTCTATAATGGCAAAATTATCGAAATCGGCACCCCGGATGAGATCCGGGCCTCCACCAAACCGAGAGTGCAGGAGTTCATTCACGGGATGCCTTCCCTGATCGGTTGA
- the leuC gene encoding 3-isopropylmalate dehydratase large subunit, with product MGMTIAQKILAAHCGRGEVRPGEVVMAGIDLALGNDVTAPLAVEIFRDSGVERVFDREKIAIVFDHFTPNKDIKTAENTRMVRAFAREQGLVNFFDTGPAGIEHALLPEKGLVAPGDLVIGADSHTCTYGALGAFATGVGSTDLAAAMMGGKAWFRVPATVRFECSGTLDPWVGGKDIILYIIGEKGVDGVRYGAMEFSGETIRALAMDGRFTICNMAIEAGAKVGIIEPDEITRAYVSGRVDRPWTEYRSDADAEYAEIMEIDVSGLEPLVACPPLPSRVRAARDLGDVRIDQAVIGSCTNGRMDDLREAAAVLAGRKVAPGVRTLIFPGTQAIYLEALREGLLEKFVEAGCVVSPPTCGPCLGGHMGILGDGEKAIATTNRNFVGRMGHPGSEVYLSNPAVAAASAVAGRIADPREIVGKGAKS from the coding sequence ATGGGAATGACGATTGCGCAGAAGATCCTGGCGGCCCATTGCGGCCGCGGGGAAGTCAGGCCGGGGGAAGTGGTAATGGCCGGGATCGATCTCGCCCTCGGCAACGACGTCACCGCCCCTCTGGCGGTGGAGATCTTCCGGGACTCGGGGGTCGAGCGGGTTTTCGACCGGGAAAAAATCGCCATCGTCTTCGATCATTTCACTCCCAACAAGGATATCAAGACCGCCGAGAACACGCGGATGGTGCGTGCGTTCGCCCGCGAACAGGGGCTTGTGAATTTTTTCGATACGGGCCCGGCCGGGATCGAACACGCGCTGTTGCCCGAGAAAGGGCTGGTCGCGCCCGGAGACCTCGTGATCGGGGCCGATTCCCATACCTGCACCTACGGGGCCCTGGGAGCTTTCGCCACCGGGGTGGGAAGCACCGACCTGGCGGCGGCGATGATGGGGGGGAAGGCCTGGTTCCGGGTCCCCGCCACGGTCAGGTTCGAATGTTCCGGGACTCTGGATCCCTGGGTGGGGGGAAAGGACATCATCCTTTATATCATCGGGGAAAAGGGAGTGGACGGCGTTCGCTACGGAGCCATGGAGTTTTCCGGCGAAACCATCCGCGCCCTGGCCATGGACGGCCGTTTCACCATCTGCAACATGGCCATCGAAGCCGGGGCCAAAGTAGGAATCATCGAGCCCGACGAAATCACCCGCGCCTACGTCTCCGGGCGCGTCGACCGGCCCTGGACGGAATACCGCTCGGACGCCGACGCCGAATACGCCGAAATCATGGAAATCGACGTTTCCGGACTGGAGCCGCTGGTGGCGTGTCCGCCGCTTCCCTCCCGGGTCCGGGCCGCCCGGGACCTGGGGGACGTCCGGATCGATCAAGCCGTGATCGGTTCCTGCACCAACGGACGCATGGACGACCTCCGGGAAGCCGCGGCCGTCCTGGCCGGGAGAAAGGTGGCCCCGGGGGTCCGGACGCTGATTTTTCCGGGCACCCAGGCCATCTATCTGGAGGCCTTGCGGGAGGGTCTTCTGGAAAAATTCGTGGAGGCGGGGTGCGTGGTCTCGCCGCCGACCTGCGGCCCCTGCCTGGGGGGGCACATGGGGATTCTGGGCGACGGCGAGAAGGCGATCGCCACCACCAACCGAAATTTCGTGGGGCGCATGGGTCACCCGGGAAGCGAGGTTTATCTTTCCAATCCGGCGGTGGCGGCGGCGTCGGCCGTCGCCGGCCGGATCGCCGATCCGCGGGAAATCGTCGGCAAGGGGGCGAAATCATGA
- a CDS encoding ABC transporter permease: MSAIEAVGSGILRMLEGLGQTLFMLGRGLGWSRQAWRYRALIVEQMLFCGVESLPVVAVVAFFAGMITSLQTGTALADFQLEESIGTIVAVSVCREMGPVFAAIIVAARVGSALAAQLGTMKVSEEIDALEAMSIDPVKYLVMPRLVGLILMMPILAMFSDVIGISGGAIVGRLQIGVPYSTFFDRAVKSLVMKDILVGILKTTVFGIIIGSVACQQGLTTQAGALGVGRSTTRTVVVSLMFVLMFNYFISALFY, encoded by the coding sequence ATGAGCGCGATCGAAGCTGTCGGTTCCGGGATCCTGAGGATGTTGGAGGGGTTGGGGCAGACCCTCTTTATGCTCGGTCGCGGGCTGGGCTGGAGCCGTCAGGCGTGGCGGTATCGAGCCTTGATCGTGGAGCAGATGCTGTTCTGCGGGGTGGAAAGCCTGCCGGTGGTGGCGGTGGTCGCTTTTTTCGCGGGGATGATCACCTCTCTTCAGACCGGCACCGCCCTGGCCGATTTTCAACTGGAGGAGAGCATCGGCACCATCGTGGCGGTCTCGGTCTGCCGGGAAATGGGGCCGGTCTTCGCCGCGATCATCGTGGCGGCCAGGGTGGGATCGGCCCTGGCCGCCCAACTGGGAACGATGAAGGTCTCCGAGGAGATCGACGCCCTGGAGGCGATGTCGATCGACCCCGTGAAATATCTGGTGATGCCCCGCCTGGTGGGGTTGATCCTGATGATGCCGATCCTGGCTATGTTCTCGGACGTCATCGGCATTTCCGGGGGCGCCATCGTGGGCCGGCTTCAGATCGGAGTTCCTTATTCCACCTTTTTCGACCGGGCGGTCAAAAGCCTGGTCATGAAGGACATTTTGGTGGGGATACTGAAAACCACGGTTTTCGGGATCATCATCGGGTCGGTGGCCTGCCAGCAGGGGCTCACCACCCAGGCCGGCGCCCTGGGCGTGGGCCGTTCCACGACCCGGACGGTGGTCGTGTCCCTGATGTTCGTGCTCATGTTCAACTATTTCATCAGCGCGCTCTTCTACTGA